The DNA region TACATGAAGGGAAAATTAAGATAGTAAAATCAAAACGGTTTGAGCTGGAACAGACAGCCTACACGCAACAGATACTGAAAATGAGGAGCTTAAGCCTCACTAGTACTATGCTAGCTCCTTACGAAACAAGGGACTGACTAGCTGAAACAAGCCAACGAAATAGAACAAAATCTTAAAGCTCAGGCATCATATAACTTAGAAAACAGAGACCAGCGGGATCCTGAACATGCTTCTTTGTCCCGTAGCATCTTGGTTACTCACTGCTAGCTTCGTCATTGATCAGCTCGATCCACCTTACTCAAGTCCTGCAAAgccaaaaggaaaaaagaatagCTCTGAAAATGAAATCATAACAATGCAGCTAAAGAATGGCACTCTATAGGATCACTATATATGAATGTTCTAACAAAATCACTATATATGAATAGAACTATATATACTCTTATTTGTCACTATCTAGAATTAGTAATTTTTCATGTAGTAGTACATACCATGATACCAATGAGTACCATCACGTGTCAGTTATCATACTTAAGTGACGCAAGCTTGGCAATGCGATCTATCAGGACAGAAGGGCAGCTGCTTCTCAGCTGTTCCAAGCCGCCCGCCGCCATCACGTCCTGCAGATGAGCAGGGGAGTCAAGGAAATCCAAGCAGTCCTCCTTCAGCTCTCGGCAATGGTGCTCCTCAGCTAGCGCAAGGATGGCAGCCACAGTGGTCGCGTTGATGTATCTGCACAGCATCGTTTCGCACATCAGCTTCAGCCTCTCGAGGCCATATCTATCTGCTGCCACAAGCAACTGCTGCCACATAACATCAGCATCAGCATTGTCCTCAGTTTTCTCTTCCTTCATGTGTGGCCAAGAATCATCGTAAATGAAGGTGAGCAGTAACTTGAATACTTTTGATTCCATGTCATGTATGCTTATGACCCCGTCTGTGTTTGTATCCTTTATCGGGCCAAAAAGGTCAGCCCTGAAGACTGCAGATCTGGCAGCGAGCACACGCTTGTGTGCAGAGAAGGTCTCGCCGCCGACCTCAAATGTCACATCCGTTCTCTCCTCGGATTGGAGGAGACTAGACAGATGTTGGTGCAAATCAGATTCTGGTACCTCAAGCAACGGTGGAGCAGATTCACCATAGTCTCCAGTGTCGACATCAAAATTCAGAGATGCAAGCTTGGCAATGAGCTCTTTCAGAACAGAGGGCCAGCTGCTAATCAAATGGTCCAAGCCGTCGACCACCATTACCTCCTGTAAATTGGCAGGAGAGTTGAGGAAATCCAGGCACGCCTGCTTCAACCCTCGGCAACGGTGCTGCTCAGCTAGCGCGAGGATGTTCGCGACTGTGCTCGTGCTGATGCAGTTGTCACACAGCTCTTTTTCACAGATCAGCCTCAACCTCGGGAGATCATATCTATCTGCCGCTACAAGCAAGTGCTGCCACATAACGTCTCCTTCCTCCGTTTCCATCTCCGGCACTGAATTACTGTAGATGAAGTAAAGTAAAAGCTTGAATACCTGTTCCTCCATGTCGCTCACATGTATGACACTGGTAGTTGTTCCTTCCTTCATGGGCCCAAAGAGCTGAGCCTTGAAGACCGCGGACCGGGCTGCAAGCACGCACCGGTGTGCGGCGAACTTCGCACTGCCGACCTGAAACGTCACATCGGCGCCCACGAGGCCGGACTGAAATAGGCCAGCGATATCCTGTTGAATATCAGGTACCAGAAGCACAGAATTGGCCGGAACAGCTGCATCGGCATCCGTGATGCTAACGACCTTGTTGATGATGATGTCACACCGCAAGGTGAAACTGTCATTCTTGATATATTTTGACTTCTCAAAGATTTTCTTCTTCGTTGAACAGGGGAAACTACAGGCAAAGGCAACACTACGACTACAGAATGTACAAGTTTCCTTCGCACCAGTGAGCGATGACGAGTCGCTGTTCTGAGCCTTATCAACGACGAAGCTGAACTCATACTGCACCACCACAGGATCGAGAACATTACCTTGATCAAGGACGAGATAAAAGAATATGTCGCCGTCATGGTCTGGTTCGTAGCCATTGGGGCAGCACTCGATGACCCAGCGGTAGCCTCCGACTCTGAAACGGCGAGATGCAATGCGCTCGCCATTGGGGCGGTCCTTGATGCGCGAGTATCCATTGACAACTAGCAGGTGGTACCCGCTGTAAATGACGGCCGTGGTGGCCGAGGCATATTGCGGCGGACTGCCGCCGCCTTCGACGACGGATACGCCGGCGAACGACGACATGGCCATGATTCCAGAAGACCAGAACTGATACGAGTTGAGATCCCCAAGCGGCGCCGTATACAAAATGAATGCGTGGAGTGAAAAGAGAAGGCACGACCCCTCGTTTCCGGGCTCCTCGAGAGCTGAAGCTGTGCAGCTGCTTCGAGTCTTCCGAGGTCACGAATTGATGGCGCGAGAATCGCTTGAGGAAGGCGAGGAGCCCTTGGGCACGCAGTGGGCAGCGCGTCACCACAGCCGGTGCACCTGGCCCACCAAGAAAGAAAACGAGCAGTCAGCAAGAATCGTCTGCAATTGAACAAAGAGCTTCAACACTGGCCGGAAGCGAGAGAATTGACCTACAGCTCATGGGCCATAGGCCGAGGCAAACGTTCAAGCTCTGGTGGTGCATAATATAGGTCCTCTTTGGCCGGGTTTCTTAAGCTGCTTCTCCTAATTATAGCCAAATAGTTCATAAATAAAATGGATTCAGTAGTGAAGCTTAGAAGAAGCTGCTGGCCGGCTTACACTAAGGTACGGACCCAAATATAACGGCTCGCATCGGCTTCACCTCCACCTCATATCATTCTTTGTGAAAATACTGTACACCTTCCCGCGTGGTGCTTATCGACTATGCGTGGTGGGAAAGGGTAGCAGCGGCTGATGGCGTTGGGCATAGATGGCCAAACAGGCCGCCCGGCCCAACACGGCATGGGCCCATCTTGGCACGGCCCGTTTCGGCACGGGCACAATAACGGGCCGTGCCGGGCCGCCCCACGTGCTGCTTCAACAGCCTAGGCACGGCCCGAGGGCAGGAGAATCGTGCCGGGCCGTCTAGCATGATGGGCCGTGCCGACTTGCTAGCCCGCAGGCGGCTGGAGCGGAGCTGAGTGGGCTGCTGGTTCCCAACCCTCTTGAGTCCCAGTTCAACCTTTAGTTCTGGTTTCCAcacccgggactaaaggtccgtggaaagggaaaaaaaattTACTCTATGCCTAGAACTTAAACTCGAGACCTCTTGCCTCACGCACAGCTTCTTTACCACCTCACCTACACATCACATGTAACTTTGAATGTGATGCCTTCCTTTTAAACTAAGCCGTGAAGgaccctttagtcccggttgaagccaccaaccaggactaaagggttatcctttagtcccggttggtggctctaACTACGACTAAAGCTCTCCGCCGTCCTCTAGCCGTTCGACCCGGGACTAAAGTCTTCATTAGTCTCGGGTCCAAAATTGGCTGGGACAATTGAGGAGGACGAAAGATCATTTCTGTAGTAGTGTAGAGCGCCGACGACGAGCGACCTCGGCCTTCCCGCATGTCTCTAGCTCCGCCATGGAGCTCTGCCGCAGTCTCCGTAGCCCCATCCAGTGCCCACAGATCGGCCACCCGCCGTCGTCCTCTCCTGCCCCGCAATGGGGGAAGTTACCGGCAGCGGGGAGGCGGCAGCCGGTCAGCTTGGGAAGGGCAAGAGGGAGAAGGGGAAGGGAGCTGGCGAGCCGCTGAGCTTGACCCACGAGACAACGAGGCAGGAGGCGCGAGAGAGAGGGTGAAGGCAATAAGGTGGGGGCTAGAAAGAGTAGGGGAGGAAAGATAAAAAAGGAAGTAAAATAGAAAGAGAAAATGCATTTaaagaagaaaaggaatggGTAATTGTTGGCTAAGTTATAATTCAATTTATCAAGGTCCTATTTGGTAGAATTTCCGTAGCAGTTTCTAGGCTGGATTAGCTCCGCCAAACAGTTTTTGTGAAAGAAGTGATTCTATGCTGATTTTGTGGAGTGATTCTCTGAAATGAACTAAGGAGTTGGAAGCTGAAaaaaaagtagcttctcctGATTCACTTCTCACACTTGATCTGTTTTTTATAAAGTTAATCTTAGAGAATCACTTTTCTCAGAGAATCAGCTCCATAGAGAATCAGAATCAGTTGGAGCTCTACCGACCCTAATTTccccttaatttcatataaaatcATATTATAATTAAGGGAAAACATGAAACCCATATGTACAACTAAGTCAAATAGGCAAGGATATTTATCCTATGAAAAACACATGAGAAGCTATTGTGTCAAATATTTTTCAATCCAGCTTCAGCTCTACCAAAATAAACTATTTTACCGGACGAGTTACATTTATTTAGAGCCATTTTGGTAGAACTGTAGCCTTGCCAAACATGCTCTTACACACATTTTTTAAGTATTTTTAGTGGTATTTTTTTGCAAGTGTGCAATAGAGGAGCATAGTCATGGTTGCTTGAGCTGGTGCGCCCGTGTTTCGTTCATGTAATAAATTACAGAAATACAAATAACAGGAAAAAGGCATTGCTGCCATTATATAGGATTGTAAATCTAAAGTCAGACTATGTAATACAAACGGTAAACCACGTTGCATCAACAACACTGATCGATCGACACGGGTGACGGAGGACGAAGAATCTTCCAGGTGATATAGAAACACAAGCAAATTTCTATACATTATCATGTTTTTATTTCCAAAGATAGCTAGCCAGTGCAGACGCACTTTAACCTGGAGATGGACTACACCATTACCGTAGCTGAACATAAAAGTTAGCATCACTGATAATAAGCTCCACGCAGAACTACCCGATCAACCCAGGCATATCCGGCAAACATTAGTTCAGCCAAAAGTTATCTTAGCCCCACACTAACAAAGTCTCGACTCCCTGCTCTCCGGCGATGCTCTTCCGCAACCTGTGCTGCCGCCAGACCAAAAGTCACCAAGCGCCCATCAGACCATCATGCCGTGCTGGCTGGTCTCGCATGACGATGCAACGTCGCCCCACACTAACATTCCGTGCTTGCATATGTATGCCAAGGGTTTACAAGAGTGACAAATAGAGAGAGCTAATAAGAAGTTGTAACGAGACCTTGAGAGCTCCGGCAGGAGGGGACTGATCGCCAAGCTTGGGGTCGATGCATTCCTCAACTCTGCCTTGCGCTAGCAACGGACCTGCCTGGTATACAATACAATACACTGGAGCATGGAGGAAGCAGCAATGGAGAATGGTATATGCTTGCTTATTGTTAGCTGCTTACCCAGAACATGAGGGATTTCTGATCCCGTGGCAACGTACTGTCGAGAGGCTTCCTCCCCgtcaggagctccagaagcacCACCCCGAAGCTGAACACGTCCGACTTGGGTCCTGACACTACGCCAAAACAGCAAATAGGAGCAAACAATCTGAGACAAGCCTCAAAGGGCACGTCTCAGATTACAGAAAGAGAGTCGAGCTAAAAATGCGGGCGAGGCGCTGTGGTGTGGGGGAgacaaatgcgagacgagccGTGGGAGGGCCCGTCTCCGATCATTTTGAGATCTGAGATGCGCCTTAACgtggctcgtctcgcatttatTCCCACCTCAATGCGGCGTGGGAGGGCTTGAAAGTAACGCGAGacgagccttagtaaggcgcgtctctCATAGTAACGAGAGACGCGCGTTAgtaaggcgcgtctcccatTGATCCAACAAGGGGTACGAAAAAGCTGTCGTAAAGTTTCGTTGTGGGGCGCGTCTGTAGCGTACAATACAATTACATTACACGTACATGAAATCAATCTCTTGAAACCGAACGAACATTCCATTACATTGTCTCAAATACGAATAATGtcacaatacattacaatgtctaggctaaatccagcaattattattacatcgaTATCAATTATTACATAGATATTAAATCAGGCATTGGAGCTGGCTTAGGAGCGCTAGCAGCTTCGCGAGCTGAATCAACGTCCTGTCCCCTGTTTGCGTTGTTGTTCCCCGAGACACAGCAGTTTACGGTGACTGCACAGTcgctgcaggggaggcagccgccgaagcagctaaacagcttcgTCAAGCTCGGAAATTTCATCCTGGACCAGCTCGTGTTTCGTGGGTTTCGTGAGACAATAGAAATCGATAGGTGACCACCAGTACAGCAAACAAAGAGAAGCTTCCTCCGTGGGTTTGCTGATGCCGATTCAGGCAGAATGCGACGATTACAACAAATACCTACAACAAtgggggatgttggtggtgaagggcgttgtggtccccgtgtcgcagatctgcagctggtggtggagaagcccggggatgttggtggtgaagggagctgtggtccccgtgtcgcagatctgcggctggtggtggagaagccggctggaggaggcgccgcagatctgccggtggcgaccgccgtgatctccgaagcggtgcactccgggagcgcgggggtctcggaggatgcgccgaggagggtgatgccgagcgccgcggtctctggcacgctggggagggggattttggtggTGGCGAGCTCCTCGGTCTCCGGGACGCTGGGGAGGGAGATTTCAGCCGTGCTCATCTCGTTCAGCGGTACATCTCGCGACTATTTTCTTTCGTTAAATAGCCGGGACGCGTCTCGCTTTACAAATGGGAGACGAGCCACTGAatggcgcgtctcagatcatgcggatgggagacgcgccattTACAAATGGGAGACGCGGCACTGTATGGTGCGTCTCAGATCAagcagatgggagacgcgccactggatggcgcgtctcagatcatgcggatgggagacgcgccactggatggcgcgtctcagattgcgtcagacaagacccgccttggggtctggaggtccgaacaagctgtccgaacttgcagtctgatactttggtggtgcggctgggtggatctggggaaagtggtgctggcgaatgtgcggctgggtggatctgccgcggcgggcggtggagatctCGTCGGGAGCGTGTtgcggcgggcggctggagcACGATCGAGCCTCTTCTTGCTGTCGTGTGTCGCGGGGGCAGTGGCAAGGTACCTCCGACATGATATCGATTCTTTTGGTTCACCATGTAATAATTAAGTTCTAAGTTCAAACTTTTATGGCTAGAATAGGGCATTATAACTTATGTTCGAAAATACACCAAGATTTTTTCATGATTGTCTTCAGACGTTAAGAGCATCTAATACTAAATTAATCCGAGATAAATCATATAGCATGAAAAGTAAAGATGAAaatcttaaaatattttttctagCACATGATATCATGTCATTTGCCATCTAACAATATTTGAACTTAAACACTAGTTGTGCATGGCCTCAAACTATGAGAATCCTAACGTTTTGATTTCATATTCTATATAGATGTCGTATCGGCGTTGGATGTATGGTCCACGCCTTTGCAAGGAGTTTATGGATGGTGTTGAAGCATTCATTAAGAACGCgaagaaagatatggtggacaatggtatacagtatctctattgcccatgcaaaaattgcaaaaatgagaagcgatatcttcaagagcacgtgttgaaatcacacttgatcaaacgtggattcatggaggattatcgatgttggaataaacacggtgaagaaggacttaatgaagcagagagtagggattcctatgtggagagggaggtccatagcgttgtcgaagaagaggacgacgatgtggatgaggcggatatactagggttgagcaatgccgacatcatggaacaggtagtaatcaaacccggccccataatacagcttacaattagtataataaggtcgtgctaatatgacttttcatatctggcttgacaggttgataacatagaggagatggtttgcaatgctgacagacacggcgacgatgagttcaaaggaggcgaattcggaaagtacaagaggatgatcgaagactctaagaaacctttctatcctggttgtggattgaaatactcaaggctatttgcaatggtgaagcttttccggttgaaagcaatccacggatggagtgatggcagtttcaaggagttgttagcactccttaaggacatgcttccacaaggcaacaccgtccctgagactgtttatgaggccaaacagattatctgtccgttgggattggaggtggaaaagatccatgcgtgcaagaatgattgcattctctatcgtggctcgaattatcaggaccttgagaagtgccctgtttgtggactcgatcgattcaaccgtagaaaagatggtggtgatgatgcagactgcaacagaacaaagggcggacctaaaaaggtgttttggtactttccaattgttccacgattggtgcgctggtttgcaaaca from Panicum hallii strain FIL2 chromosome 9, PHallii_v3.1, whole genome shotgun sequence includes:
- the LOC112872871 gene encoding BTB/POZ and MATH domain-containing protein 2-like; this encodes MAMSSFAGVSVVEGGGSPPQYASATTAVIYSGYHLLVVNGYSRIKDRPNGERIASRRFRVGGYRWVIECCPNGYEPDHDGDIFFYLVLDQGNVLDPVVVQYEFSFVVDKAQNSDSSSLTGAKETCTFCSRSVAFACSFPCSTKKKIFEKSKYIKNDSFTLRCDIIINKVVSITDADAAVPANSVLLVPDIQQDIAGLFQSGLVGADVTFQVGSAKFAAHRCVLAARSAVFKAQLFGPMKEGTTTSVIHVSDMEEQVFKLLLYFIYSNSVPEMETEEGDVMWQHLLVAADRYDLPRLRLICEKELCDNCISTSTVANILALAEQHRCRGLKQACLDFLNSPANLQEVMVVDGLDHLISSWPSVLKELIAKLASLNFDVDTGDYGESAPPLLEVPESDLHQHLSSLLQSEERTDVTFEVGGETFSAHKRVLAARSAVFRADLFGPIKDTNTDGVISIHDMESKVFKLLLTFIYDDSWPHMKEEKTEDNADADVMWQQLLVAADRYGLERLKLMCETMLCRYINATTVAAILALAEEHHCRELKEDCLDFLDSPAHLQDVMAAGGLEQLRSSCPSVLIDRIAKLASLKYDN